From a region of the Pongo abelii isolate AG06213 chromosome 9, NHGRI_mPonAbe1-v2.0_pri, whole genome shotgun sequence genome:
- the MRPL23 gene encoding large ribosomal subunit protein uL23m isoform X3, translating to MARNVVYPLYQLGGPQLRVFRTNFFIQLVRPGVAQPEDTVQFRIPMEMTRVDLRNYLESIYNVPVAAVRTRVQHGSNRRRDHRNVRIKKPDYKVAYVQLVRAHGQTFTFPDLFPEKDESPEGSAADDLYSMLEEERQQRQSSDPRRGGIPSWFGL from the exons ATGGCGCGGAATGTGGT GTACCCCCTGTACCAGTTGGGTGGCCCACAACTTCGGGTGTTCCGAACCAACTTCTTCATTCAGCTGGTGCGGCCTGGTGTGGCCCAGCCTGAGGACACCGTGCAGTTCCGGATCCCCATGGA AATGACAAGGGTGGACCTCAGGAATTACCTCGAGAGCATCTATAACGTGCCCGTGGCTGCTGTGCGGACACGGGTGCAGCATG GCTCTAACAGAAGAAGAGATCACAGAAACGTCAGGATCAAGAAGCCGGACTACAAGGTCGCCTACGTGCAGCTGGTGCGT GCCCACGGACAGACCTTCACGTTCCCAGATCTGTTTCCCGAGAAAGACGAGAGCCCTGAAGGCAGCGCTGCCGACGATCTCTATAGCATGCTCGAGGAGGAGCGGCAGCAGAGGCAGAGCAGCGACCCGCGGCGGGGCGGCATCCCCAGCTGGTTTGGGCTGTGA
- the MRPL23 gene encoding large ribosomal subunit protein uL23m isoform X4 — translation MARNVVYPLYQLGGPQLRVFRTNFFIQLVRPGVAQPEDTVQFRIPMEMTRVDLRNYLESIYNVPVAAVRTRVQHGSNRRRDHRNVRIKKPDYKVAYVQLAHGQTFTFPDLFPEKDESPEGSAADDLYSMLEEERQQRQSSDPRRGGIPSWFGL, via the exons ATGGCGCGGAATGTGGT GTACCCCCTGTACCAGTTGGGTGGCCCACAACTTCGGGTGTTCCGAACCAACTTCTTCATTCAGCTGGTGCGGCCTGGTGTGGCCCAGCCTGAGGACACCGTGCAGTTCCGGATCCCCATGGA AATGACAAGGGTGGACCTCAGGAATTACCTCGAGAGCATCTATAACGTGCCCGTGGCTGCTGTGCGGACACGGGTGCAGCATG GCTCTAACAGAAGAAGAGATCACAGAAACGTCAGGATCAAGAAGCCGGACTACAAGGTCGCCTACGTGCAGCTG GCCCACGGACAGACCTTCACGTTCCCAGATCTGTTTCCCGAGAAAGACGAGAGCCCTGAAGGCAGCGCTGCCGACGATCTCTATAGCATGCTCGAGGAGGAGCGGCAGCAGAGGCAGAGCAGCGACCCGCGGCGGGGCGGCATCCCCAGCTGGTTTGGGCTGTGA
- the MRPL23 gene encoding large ribosomal subunit protein uL23m isoform X5, whose protein sequence is MWAPGYPLYQLGGPQLRVFRTNFFIQLVRPGVAQPEDTVQFRIPMEMTRVDLRNYLESIYNVPVAAVRTRVQHGSNRRRDHRNVRIKKPDYKVAYVQLAHGQTFTFPDLFPEKDESPEGSAADDLYSMLEEERQQRQSSDPRRGGIPSWFGL, encoded by the exons ATGTGGGCTCCCGG GTACCCCCTGTACCAGTTGGGTGGCCCACAACTTCGGGTGTTCCGAACCAACTTCTTCATTCAGCTGGTGCGGCCTGGTGTGGCCCAGCCTGAGGACACCGTGCAGTTCCGGATCCCCATGGA AATGACAAGGGTGGACCTCAGGAATTACCTCGAGAGCATCTATAACGTGCCCGTGGCTGCTGTGCGGACACGGGTGCAGCATG GCTCTAACAGAAGAAGAGATCACAGAAACGTCAGGATCAAGAAGCCGGACTACAAGGTCGCCTACGTGCAGCTG GCCCACGGACAGACCTTCACGTTCCCAGATCTGTTTCCCGAGAAAGACGAGAGCCCTGAAGGCAGCGCTGCCGACGATCTCTATAGCATGCTCGAGGAGGAGCGGCAGCAGAGGCAGAGCAGCGACCCGCGGCGGGGCGGCATCCCCAGCTGGTTTGGGCTGTGA